In Meriones unguiculatus strain TT.TT164.6M chromosome 17, Bangor_MerUng_6.1, whole genome shotgun sequence, a single window of DNA contains:
- the Tex55 gene encoding testis-specific expressed protein 55, which produces MVYYDLLRFYSRDTGVIQHVHIDYARYPAQQRRNKAPTESQAHARSPGQSSPGPTHSAWQQGQSEAQQKMDEPPGEAPDGSFNQENIAQSPDNQKTQGEAGQATHRGSKHPEDEQPEPSGDKTPSQAANTRSGQTDQGASEELTDHRSPGSAEIKASQQVDHKISEPPSQQIPRKLEGKVREEIEVGMSLPSSKRASEQTDQSSSYQTDSRMSGKSQPYSTDDYEAEDFPVQPRFREDKEADYERMGRATENDTDSYYKPFAQGSLPETFDNNEAAQKIQPCTFEDSQIELRSRASTGETESSATVQIFPHESEIATDFQFSREKLPHITSKTYYFSNQEAVQGTENTTNAYEDFEQRKGFQRHSQAGRRRFPPIVYEDPYQIALRYMEKHNILQIFQQITENLVYEKPDDPLDFMLGQVQEMIRERDERRNI; this is translated from the exons ATGGTGTATTATGACCTACTTCGATTTTATTCCAGGGATACAGGAGTGATTCAACACGTGCATATTGATTACG CCAGATATCCTGCTCAGCAGAGGCGGAACAAAGCCCCGACAGAATCACAAGCTCATGCAAGGTCACCTGGACAATCAAGCccaggccccacccacagtgCCTGGCAACAAGGCCAGTCAGAGGCGCAGCAGAAAATGGATGAACCTCCAGGAGAGGCTCCAGATGGATCCTTCAACCAGGAAAACATAGCCCAATCCCCAGATAACCAGAAGACCCAGGGAGAAGCAGGACAGGCTACTCACAGAGGTTCCAAACATCCTGAGGATGAACAACCTGAGCCAAGTGGCGACAAGACACCCAGCCAAGCTGCTAACACAAGGTCTGGACAGACTGACCAAGGAGCTTCCGAAGAACTGACGGACCACAGATCACCTGGCAGTGCTGAGATAAAAGCATCTCAGCAGGTTGACCATAAAATATCTGAGCCACCTAGTCAGCAAATACCCAGGAAACTTGAGGGAAAAGTCCGTGAGGAGATAGAGGTTGGAATGTCTTTGCCAAGTAGTAAGAGAGCTTCTGAGCAGACTGACCAGAGTTCATCCTACCAAACTGACTCTAGAATGTCAGGGAAGAGCCAACCATACAGCACAGATGATTACGAGGCTGAAGACTTTCCTGTTCAACCTAGGTTTCGTGAGGATAAGGAAGCAGACTATGAACGTATGGGGCGTGCAACAGAAAACGATACTGACTCATACTACAAACCCTTTGCCCAGGGTTCGTTACCTGAAACCTTTGACAACAATGAAGCGGCCCAAAAAATACAGCCTTGCACATTTGAAGACAGTCAAATAGAACTCCGATCCAGAGCTTCAACAGGGGAAACTGAAAGTTCAGCCACGGTCCAAATCTTCCCACATGAGTCTGAAATAGCCACTGACTTCCAGTTCTCACGTGAAAAACTACCCCACATTACAAGCAAAACGTACTATTTCTCCAATCAAGAAGCAgttcaaggcacagaaaatactACT AATGCTTACGAAGATTTTGAGCAAAGAAAGGGTTTTCAAAGACACAGCCAAGCTGGCAGGAGGCGGTTCCCTCCCATCGTTTATGAAGATCCTTATCAAATTGCACTCCGATACATGGAAAAGCACAACATTCTTCAGATATTCCAG CAGATCACTGAAAACCTAGTCTATGAAAAGCCTGATGATCCCCTGGATTTCATGCTAGGCCAG GTGCAAGAAATGATCAGAGAAAGAGATGAAAGGCGAAACATCTGA